One genomic segment of Mytilus galloprovincialis chromosome 5, xbMytGall1.hap1.1, whole genome shotgun sequence includes these proteins:
- the LOC143074610 gene encoding uncharacterized protein LOC143074610 has product MIKCMIFGIILYNMCSTIATIQLHDDGVCVGHSGNLSCCFNYRLHNGICVACSIGYIMEDDVCVPCRMNTYGDQCLLKCSCNYDQRCHHVLGCVNGSTIIQPESTLKTIWSTENVTQTRATLLKTVEEQKITNPTTTKNNNYGILDREIVIYSVVAACILVILGLSYLVFKYKQKTVKKIDISNTIENTHSNRRHSLNNSNHSIYDEIDENMIVENLNINMVHINNSSFSDETHKNTDNTSYLHVIHSEDKSSSTSISVKSVNNSYLSFHESDQNTHSDQSQRDDDTTSYLHPYHTVDEDWKEKTHQYDITHVSNKDTDDSSDSSTQMISDGYLNPYQPLKDDWKQLSHSYEAPVTVHQCQQSLLIPFSSNKEPKGIKYIYKDERETVEGKHDIYPSRSSTDKTELSEICHQSISMQNSPDKIKLKQPIHNDYIVGIMTSSKHKIGAFDVTDVISISPNKKIQDISESTNNNRWIIPNNLKSKSTSL; this is encoded by the exons atgataaaatgtaTGATTTTCGGTATTATATTGTATAACATGTGTAGCACAATAGCGACCATACAACTTCATGATGATGGTGTCTGTGTCGGTCATAGCGG aaatctgTCATGTTGCTTTAACTATAGGCTACATAATGGTATCTGCGTTG CATGCTCTATTGGATACATAATGGAAGACGATGTATGTGTTCCTTGTAGGATGAATACATACGGCGATCAATGCCTTTTAAAATGTAGTTGTAATTATGATCAAag GTGTCATCATGTTTTGGGATGTGTTAATGGATCCACCATTATACAACCAGAATCAACATTGAAGACCATTTGGAGCACAG aaaatgtaacacaaacaagAGCCACACTACTCAAAACTGTTGAGGAACAAAAAATTACAAACCCAACTACGACGAAAAACAATAACTATG GGATATTAGACAGGGAAATAGTTATATATTCAGTAGTAGCTGCCTGCATTTTAGTAATATTGGGACTGTCGTATTTGGTTTTTAAATACAAACAGaagactgtaaaaaaaatagatatttctaATACCATAGAGAACACACATTCAAATAGAAGACATTCCTTAAACAATTCCAACCATAGTATATACGACGAAATTGACGAAAATATGATcgtagaaaatttaaatataaatatggtGCATATTAATAATAGTAGTTTTAGTGATGAGACACACAAAAATACTGACAACACTAGCTATCTGCATGTTATTCATTCAGAGGACAAAAGCAGCAGTACGTCTATTTCCGTCAAAAGTGTTAACAACAGTTATTTATCTTTTCATGAATCGGATCAAAACACCCATTCTGATCAGTCTCAACGAGATGACGACACAACAAGTTATCTACATCCTTACCATACAGTTGATGAAGACTGGAAAGAGAAAACTCACCAGTATGATATAACACATGTCTCAAACAAGGACACGGACGATTCGTCTGATTCTAGTACGCAAATGATAAGCGATGGATACTTGAATCCATACCAACCTCTGAAAGATGATTGGAAACAACTGTCACACAGTTACGAAGCTCCTGTGACGGTTCACCAATGCCAGCAAAGTTTATTGATACCTTTCTCATCCAATAAGGAACCCAAAggaattaaatatatttacaagGACGAGCGTGAAACGGTGGAGGGTAAACATGATATTTATCCTTCTCGGTCATCTACGGACAAGACTGAGCTGTCTGAAATTTGTCATCAATCGATTTCAATGCAAAACAGTCCcgacaaaataaaattgaagcaACCTATTCACAATGATTATATTGTAGGTATCATGACTTCAAGCAAACATAAAATTGGTGCATTTGATGTTACCGATGTTATCTCGATATCACCGAATAAGAAAATACAAGACATTTCAGAGAGTACAAATAATAATCGTTGGATTATaccaaacaatttaaaaagtaaaagcaCTTCATTGTAA